Proteins encoded together in one Fragaria vesca subsp. vesca unplaced genomic scaffold, FraVesHawaii_1.0 scf0510912, whole genome shotgun sequence window:
- the LOC101304152 gene encoding photosystem I P700 chlorophyll a apoprotein A2-like has product MALRFPRFSQGLAQDPTTRRIWFGIATAHDFESHDDITEERLYQNIFASHFGQLAIIFLWTSGNLFHVAWQGNFEAWVQDPLHVRPIAHAIWDPHFGQPAIEAFTRGGALGPVNIAYSGVYQWWYTIGLRT; this is encoded by the coding sequence ATGGCATTAAGATTTCCAAGGTTTAGCCAAGGCTTAGCTCAGGACCCCACTACTCGTCGTATTTGGTTTGGTATTGCTACCGCACATGACTTCGAGAGTCATGATGATATTACTGAGGAACGTCTTTATCAGAATATTTTTGCTTCTCATTTCGGGCAATTAGCAATAATTTTTCTGTGGACTTCCGGAAATCTGTTTCATGTAGCTTGGCAAGGAAATTTTGAGGCATGGGTACAGGATCCTTTACATGTAAGACCTATTGCTCACGCAATTTGGGATCCTCATTTTGGTCAACCAGCTATAGAGGCTTTTACTCGTGGAGGTGCTCTTGGCCCGGTGAATATCGCTTATTCTGGTGTTTATCAGTGGTGGTATACGATTGGGTTACGTACT